The genome window TGTTCTGCGGGAAATCGTCGGCGAGCGTGAACGTGACGCCCGAGCGGATCTTTACGAGCAGCTTGCCGTCGGAGATCTGCGCCTGGTTCTTGGTGTCCGGATTTTTGTACTTCCAGCCATTGCCGTTATCGAGCCAGAGCTCGCTGTCGGCGGTCAGCACGTAACAGAAGTTGTCGGTCGCGCTCCAGACGTGAACCGAAGCTCCATTCAATTTGGGATTGTCTGCGTCCGTGTACTGGATGTTCGACACGTGCGAGAAGAGCTGGATCTGACGCTTGGTCGCGTCCGTCGGATGATCCTTGATCGAAAACTTCTTGGTCAGCAGGTCCTCCTCGGCCGCGGATGCGCCGCTGGCGAAGATGGCGATCACGAACATTGCCGACATGGCTGCGAGACTGATTCGTTTCATGAGTTACCCCCGAGTTGCCGCCTCGGGACGGCAGGAAATCTGAAGAATGCGCGATAGTCACTGATACCTCTCCCCGGTGTCAAGGCCGCACCCGACGTACGGGCCTGCCGGCGTGGCGCGGGCCTCGGCTCGCGTTCGGCATTGCGAGTGTCGCAAGTCCGGACCTCATGCGTCCTTAACAGGCAGTCACCGATTGCGAACCGGCCCTCGCGACCCGCATCGCCCGTCTGCTCTCGACCGCGCCGCGGCTGCTCCCGGCCCGAGCGCCCGCTCTTCCCGTCGGAACGGTTCCCGGGCTATGGTCGCGGCCTATGACATACGATCCTTTTTCCCGTGGCCCCCATGCGGTTGGTGTCCGTACCGTTGACCTCTCTGACGCATCGCGTTCGCGCTATCTGCCGGTCGAGCTGTGGTATCCGGCGACAGCTGCGATTGCGGGAAAGGACGTCGACGAGTCCACGATGGACCACTACGACCTGCTGCCGGGATTTCCTCCTCTGAAGCAGAAAGCCGTGCGCGGCGCCGAGGCAGCCGATGGCCGCTGGCCGATCGTGATGTTCTCGCACGGCTTCGGCGGACATCGCCGCCAGTCGACGTTCCTGTGCACGCATCTCGCGAGTCACGGCTACGTGGTCGCGGCGCCCGATCACACCGGCAACACCGTCATCGACATGGCGCAGATGACGCTGCAGGTGATGATGGGCGAGCCGATGCCGGAAGTGGAGCCGATGATCACCGAGCTCATCAAGGCGCGGCCGGCCGACGTGAGCTTCGTGATCGATCGCCTGCTCGCCGGCGACATGGGCATCGCGCCGTCGTCTCTCGAAGCCGACCACATCGGAATGTCGGGCCACAGCTTCGGCGGCTGGACGACGCTTATGGTCACCGGCGGCGACCGCCGCATCCGCGCTGCGCTCGCGCTCGCACCGGCCGGCGGCAAGAGCCCGCTTCCCGGCGAGCTGCTGACAGCCGCGCTCGATTTCTCGTGGGGACGCGACGTGCCGACGGTCTACCTCGTTGCCGACAAGGATTCGCTGCTTCCGCTCGAAGGCATGCACGAGCTTCTCGCGAAGACCGGCGGCACCAAACGCATGTTCGTGCTCGAGAACGCCGACCACATGCACTTCTGCGACGACGTCGAAGGCACGCACGAGCTGTTCCGTTCGATGCCGCCGCCGGGACCGTTCGCCGAGATCGCCAAGGTGCTGCCGGCTGCGAGCGAGCTCTGCCCCGGCGAGCACGCGTACGACTTCAACCGTGCGCTCGGCCTTGCCCACATGGACGCGGTGCTGCGCGGCAGCGAACCGGCTGCGGCGTTTCTCGCCGGAAACGTCGAGAAAGCGTTCGCGGATCGCGGGGTGAAGGTGATCGCGGTCTGAGCATGGCGGGCGCGGGAGAAGACGGACGGCTCTTCGGAACCCGCGAAGAGCTTCGCGCTCGCAACGCTGCGCTTTCCCGTTACGAGCAGTGGCAGCTTGGTCGCGTTGCGGTGATGCGTCCGGATCAGGCGATTTCGGCGGTTGCGGCTTTGTACGAGCTTCTGCCGGCTTCGAGCCGCGACAGGCCATTCGATCCCACCGGCGTCGTGACGATGCACGAGCGACTGGCCGCATTGTCACGATTCGCCGCCGCCACGTGAACTCGCAGGAAAGGGCGATCGCGGACCTGGCGCGCCTGCTCTCGGCGGCGGCAATTCCGTACATGCTCATCGGCGGCCACGCCAATGCGATCTGGGGTGAGCCGCGCGCGACGCTCGACGTCGATGTGACGATCTGGGCGACCGAGCATCAGGCAGAGCACGTCGCCGCTATTCTGGAACCGGCCTTTCAGTGCCTGGTCGAACAACCCGTCAACTTCGTTCGCGATGTTCGGGTGCTTCCGTTTCGCTCGCTCGACGGCGTGCGCATCGACGTCATCTTCGGTCTGCTTCCGTTCGAGAAGATCGCAATTGGCCGCGCACGGCGCGTGTCGATAGCCGGATGCGATGTTCAGGTCTGCTCTCCCGAGGACCTGATCCTGATGAAGGTCATCTCGGAAAGGCCGCGCGATCTCGAAGACGCCCGAGGCGTCGTCCTCGCGCGCTACGAAGATCTCGACTTCGACTACCTCGATCCGCAGATCAGCGAGCTTGCGGAGTTTCTCGCGAAGCCGGAGATGGCCCGGCACTGGTCGCAGTGGAAGCACGAAGCGAAAGACAGGCGCCGCGCATGAACTTCTCCCTCCCCGACGACGTCGAGACCATCCGCGTCGAAGCCGAGCGTCTCGCGTCGGGGTTCGACGACGACTACTGGCGCCGGCACGACGCGGCGAAGGAATTTCCGTGGGAGTTCTATCGCGCGTTCGCTGCGGGCGGCTGGCTCGGCATTCTCGTTCCCGAACAGTACGGCGGCTCGGGGCTCGGCGTGCTCGCGGCCGGCACGCTTCTTCATGCCGTCGCTTCGAGCGCGGGCGCGATGAATGCGGCGTCGACGCTTCATCTGTCGATCTTCGGAATGGGGCCGGTCATCCACCACGGCTCCGAGGAATTGAAGCGCCGCGTGCTGCCGCCGACGGCGACGGGCGAGCTTCACGTCTCGTTCGGCGTGACCGAGGACGATGCGGGCACCGATACGTCGCGCATCCGCACCACGGCCGAACGCAGCGGCGATCACTGGGTCGTAAACGGCAAGAAGATCTGGAACACCAAGGCGCAGCAGGCCGAGAAGATCCTGCTGCTGACGCGCACCACGCCGCGCGAGGAGTGCGTGAAGCCGCTCGACGGCATGACGCTGTTCCTTGCCGACCTCGACCGCAGCTGCTGCGAGATCCGCGAGATTCCCAAGCTCGGCCGCAACGCGGTCAACTCGAACGAAGTGTTCATCCGCGACCTCGTCGTCTCCGATGCCGACGTAGTTGGTGAAGTCGGGCGCGGATTCTACTGCCTGCTCGACGGGATCAATCCGGAGCGCATCGTGATTGCGGCCGAAGCGGTCGGCATCGGGCAGCGGGCGATCGACTGCGCGGTTCGTTATGCGCGCGAGCGCGTGGTCTTCGGGCGGCCGATCGGACAGAACCAGGCGATCGCGCATCCGCTTGCCGACTCGCACTCGGAGCTCGAGGCGGCCGACCTGATGTGGAAGAAGGCGGCGTGGACGTACGACCGCGGCGAGAACGCCGGGCCGCTTGCGAACATGGCCAAGCTGCGCGCGGCCGAAGCGTCGTTTCGCGCGTGCGACCGCGCGCTGCAGACGTTCGGCGGCTTCGGCTACGCGACCGAGTACAACGTGGAGCGCTACTGGCGCGAGTCGCGCCTGATGCGCATCGCGCCGATCTCGCAGGAGATGGCCCTCAACTACCTCAGCGAGCACGTCCTCGCCCTCCCGAAAAGCTACTGATGCCGAAATCGGGGACAGACACCGATTACGGAAAATCGGGGACAGACACTGATTTCGGAAAATCAGTGTCTGTCCCCGATTTAGCCGGCGACCCGCAATTTCCCAAGGGAAAAATAAATGTACCTGGTCCCATTTATCCCGATGCACCGCGGGCGGCGGTGGGGGCGCTGGTGATGCGCGACGGGAAGCTGCTGGTGGTGGAGCGGGGGAAACCTCCGGCGGAAGGGGTGTGGGCGCTTCCGGGCGGAAGCGTCGAGCTTGGCGAGACGCTCGCCGAGGCGGCCGAGCGCGAAGTGCTCGAAGAGACCGGAGTGGTCGTGCGCGCCGGTGCAGTCGTTCACGCGTTCGATGCGGTGGTGCGCGACGACGACGGCCGCGTGCGCTTCCACTACGTGATCGTCGATCTCGCCTGCGACTATGTCAGCGGCGAAGCAGTCGCGGGCTGCGATGCGCGCTCGGCGCGATTCGTTTCGCGTGAGGAATTCGCCACGCTTCGCTCGAGTCGCGCGACGGTGGACCTTTTGAGGCGCATCACGTCGTTCCTTTCTGCGCCCGAAACGACCGATGCGCCCGACGCAGACAGCGACGACGCGTCCGACTGAACTCGACAGCCCCACCTGCTGCAAGTAGTCTCGCCGCGTGCATGCTGCTTTCGCCGTCCCGGGCGCGCGCCGCGCTCACCGCCGTCACCTCGTTGTTGCGACTGCCGTCGTGCTTGCCGCCTCGCTGGCCGCAGCAGGATGCGGCGGCACGATGCGAAAGACTCCACTCGCGCCCGCGCCGTCGCTCAGCCAGCTTGCGCCGTCCGACGAGCTCTACGAGCTGTCGCCGGCACGCATTCACATCCGCCGCCTCGGCCCCCAGGCGCTGCGCCTGCTCGCTCCGCACTGGAGCCGCCTGCGCGAGAGCGACCGCAAGATGGTCCAGCTCACGCTCGTCAGCACGCTCGCCGAGGCCCGCATCGCGCCGTTCGTGCGCGCCGAGCTCAAGAAAGCGTCCGACGCGCACCCCGACCTTGCGGCGGCCGCACTGGCGTGGCTGAGGACCCCGATCGGCTACGACGTGAAGTTCTCCGAAGCCACGGCGTGGAGCGGCGAGAAATCCCCGGAGAAAACCTTCTACTCCGACGTGGCGGAGATCCGCGAGAACCGCATGCCCGAGGTCCGCATGGAACGCATCCGGCGCCTCGCGGCAGTGACCGGTGCGCTCGAGAAGACACTCGACATGACCGAGGCTGTCGGCAAGGTGGTCGCGCGACTCGTCAACGTTGCGATCGCCGATCGTAAGGCGCTGCCGCTCGCGACGCTCGAGGCCGAAGTCGACCGCGAGCGGCGCGTGCCTGCGGTTGCGGCGGCGTACGAGCCGGTCGTCAACGCGTCGCTGCTCGCGCGCTGCCGCGATCTCGACCTCGATCAGCTCGACCAGTACATCGACTTCTCCAAGTCGCCGGCCGGCATGTGGTACCACGACACGCTGTCGGCAGCGCTGGTTGCCGGCATCGCGCAGGCCAGCACCGACGTCGAGGGCGTGCTCGACGCCAACGCGCACTCCGACAAGCCGGCGCCGGAGGTCGGCGGATTCGATCTCGACTCGCTGCTCGTTCCGCTGCCGTCGGGTCGCACGATCCGCCTGCTCGCGCTCGCGCAGAGCGGTCCCGAATCCGAGCCGTCGGTGCTGCTTCGCTACGAGACGACGCTGCCGCTCGACAACGCGGCCGCGGTTCGCAGCGAAGCGAGCGAGGTCTGGGACAAGCTTCGCGGCCAGATCGAATCCGAAGGCGCGACCGCAGCCGTGCTGCAGCCCACGGGATCGGTCAGCGGATGGGTTTTCCCGTTCGCGTCGTCGCGCAAGTTCGCGTGGCGCAGAAGCGAAGACGGAAACTGGACGCCCGCGCCGCAGACGGCCGGTGCGCTCGAGCGCGAGATGTTATGGAGCGTTCCGCCCTGACGGCGGATTCGTCGAGCCGCGCGCAGCCGGCGCGCGTCCTGCCGGCGCCGCCATGTTTCCACGAGGAGCACCGGCGGGCGGTTGCCCGATTCCACGCGCAGCACCAGCGGCCGGCGCCGGCCCGCCCGCAGCGTTAGCACCAGCCGCCGGCGCCGCGCTGCGCGCAGAGTTCGCACTCGCACCACGCGCAGCGTTAGCACCAGCCGCCGGCGCCGCGCTGCGCGCAGGGTTCGCACTCGCACCGGGCGCAGGGTTCGCACCAACCGCCGGCGTCGCACCACGCGCAGCGTTCGTGGCCGGCACCGCTCCGCGCACCGCACCGGGCGCGGGCTTCGGCGGTCTTCTCTCCGGACCGGCTGCAGCTTTCGGCGCGCTGCCCTTGTCGAATCCCGAGGCCACTCCGATCCTGCGGCTGAACACGCGGATGCGGTCGCGTGCCAGCACAGCGGGCGTGATGTCGATGTACTCGGTCATCAGCCACGTCTGGAATCCGGGGCGCAGGCCGCGACCCGCGAGGATGATCTCCGGCATCTTCTCGTTGCGCAGCGGCCGCCACGTCCTGGTGTCGAGCTCGACGGTCTCGCGTCCGAAATTTCCGACCGGCGTCCAGTTGTCCCTGTGGTTGAAGCCGATCAGGTGCACCGCGCCGAGTCCCCAGACGCTGCCGCGATGATCGTAGTAAAGATTGACGAGGCGCGCCTGGGCGTACTGCGATTCGAGGTCGTTGCTCGCATTGAAAACCGCACGCGCAACGTCGGAACGCGCTTCGGTCGCGACCCACGCGGCGAACGCAGCCGTGAGCACGCCGATCGCGATCTTTCCGCCCGGGTTGTGCCGCAGCCACGAGAAGATCCAGCCCGACGCGATCGCTCCGGCGACCGGGAAGTACGGCTGCGCAAGCAGCATGTCGGGATGCGCCTGGTGATCGATGAACGTGAACGTGGTGGCGAGCGCCCCTCCGATCCAGAACGCAAACAGCCCGGGTCTTTCGCGCACGATCGCGAACGCACGCGCCGGTCGCACCACGGCGGCCAGCAGCGCGATCGCACCGGCCACCAGGAACAGCGTAGGCAGCGGATGCGGATAGTGCTCGAACCCGCGCGACTCGGTCACGAAGAACCACAGGCTCTCGTGCCAGTCGATCGGCTTGTGCGTGGATCCGAACGCGAGCAGCTCCTGGTGGATCTGCGCTTCGAGCGCACCGTGGAGCGCGAACCACGCTTCGTACGCGCCGAGCGCGAGCAGCGCGCCGGCGATCAGCATCGCGACCGATTTCCACGTGGAACGGCGGTCGACGAGGGTCGCAAGGCCGCACGCGGCCAGCACGAGGGCGGCCGGCTGCCAGCAGAGGAACGCGCACATGCCGAGCACACCGCACGCGAACGGCCTTCGCCGCGCGCACGCGAGATGCGCCGCGAGAAGGAACACGACCATGTACATCTTCGGCTGGAAGCCGGTCGCCGACTCGAGGAACACGCCGTACAGCACGAACGTTCCGGCCGCACCGACGAGAACGGCCGCGTCGAAGAGCGGAACTTTCCCGGTGCGCTGCCGCACGTCGAAGCCTGTGAGCTCGGCGGACAGCAGCCAGATGAGGATCGCCGAAATGGCAGCAGCGGCGACGCACGCGGCGCGTCCGGCAATCACGTCCGTTACGCCGAACGTGCGTCCGACGGCGAGCGCGGCGCCGCCGATGATCGTCGGCAGCTGCGTCTTTACTTCCATCTGCGCGACGTGCGGCGGAACGCCCGACGCGCAGCGCTCGGTCATGTAGAAGTAGAGCTGGTCGTCGGCCAGGATCGGGCGAGTCCAGAAACCGTGCCCGTAGCACATCGCCCACGTCAGCGCGCAGAGCAGGGCGGCGAAGAGAGCTTTCATCGCTCTGCCGCCTCGTCCGCCGGCGGAGCCGGAGGCTGCCGGAGCGCCGCGACGGTCGCCGGATCTCCGTAGCTTTGCGCGAGAAGAAGCGCAGACTGCCCGAGCCGGTCGACGGGGGATGAATCGGCGCCGGCGGCGAGCAGCTCTTCGACTACGCCGGTGCGCCCGTACCACGCGGCAAACATCAGCGCGGTGCGCCCGGTTGCGTTGCGCGCATCGATCTCGGCGCCGGCTTCGACAAGCCGGCTTACGATCGGGCGGCTGCCTGCGGCGGCCGCGGCCATGAGCGGCGTCCACTCGTCGTACGGCCAGCGCCGTACGCGCGCCGACGGATTGGCGTGTTTGCGCAGCAGCAGCGCGACCAGGCCGTCGTCGCCGTGCGCGGCGGCATAGAACAGCAGCGTCTCGCCGTGCGAATCGGGTGCATCGATCGCCCCGACGCGCTCGAGCAGAAGCAGCACGTTGCGCCCCTGGGCCATCTTGCCGGCAAAAGCAGGGAGCTTTGCGGGATCTACGCCTTTTCCTGCCGGGTTCGCGTCGGCGGCGAGCAGAATCGCGATCGTGTCTTCGTCGCCGCGCGCCACGGCAATCGCGAGCGGCGTCCCATAATTTTCACGGGCCTCGTTGACGTCGGCGCCGTCCTTGATCGCGTTCGCGACGATCATCGGACGGCTGTGGCTGACGGCCTTGAACAGCAGCGTGGTCTGGAACGAGCGCTGCTTTGCAGGGTCGCCGAGCTCCTCGAGCATGACCGGTGCAAGACGCGGCGCCGCAAGCGCAACCGCTTCGGCAGCGACGTCGGCAAACGTTTCGGACTGCGCGACCAGCGGACCGATCGGCCGCACCACCAACGAGATCATTTCGCGGCTGTCCTTGTCGCTCGCCGCGTCGGACGGCGTGCCGCCGTCGCCGGTACGCGGCACTTCGCGCCCCGAGAGCACGCCGCTTTCGACGAGACCTTCGAGCACGGCGCGCGCCTTCTGCGGATCGGTGAGCACCTTGCTGCCGCGTTCGAGCAGCAGCTTCGCCGACGACAGATGGCCGTTCGCGACCGCGAGTG of Candidatus Limnocylindrales bacterium contains these proteins:
- a CDS encoding acyl-CoA dehydrogenase family protein, whose protein sequence is MNFSLPDDVETIRVEAERLASGFDDDYWRRHDAAKEFPWEFYRAFAAGGWLGILVPEQYGGSGLGVLAAGTLLHAVASSAGAMNAASTLHLSIFGMGPVIHHGSEELKRRVLPPTATGELHVSFGVTEDDAGTDTSRIRTTAERSGDHWVVNGKKIWNTKAQQAEKILLLTRTTPREECVKPLDGMTLFLADLDRSCCEIREIPKLGRNAVNSNEVFIRDLVVSDADVVGEVGRGFYCLLDGINPERIVIAAEAVGIGQRAIDCAVRYARERVVFGRPIGQNQAIAHPLADSHSELEAADLMWKKAAWTYDRGENAGPLANMAKLRAAEASFRACDRALQTFGGFGYATEYNVERYWRESRLMRIAPISQEMALNYLSEHVLALPKSY
- a CDS encoding NUDIX hydrolase, producing the protein MPKSGTDTDYGKSGTDTDFGKSVSVPDLAGDPQFPKGKINVPGPIYPDAPRAAVGALVMRDGKLLVVERGKPPAEGVWALPGGSVELGETLAEAAEREVLEETGVVVRAGAVVHAFDAVVRDDDGRVRFHYVIVDLACDYVSGEAVAGCDARSARFVSREEFATLRSSRATVDLLRRITSFLSAPETTDAPDADSDDASD
- a CDS encoding DUF6036 family nucleotidyltransferase, translating into MNSQERAIADLARLLSAAAIPYMLIGGHANAIWGEPRATLDVDVTIWATEHQAEHVAAILEPAFQCLVEQPVNFVRDVRVLPFRSLDGVRIDVIFGLLPFEKIAIGRARRVSIAGCDVQVCSPEDLILMKVISERPRDLEDARGVVLARYEDLDFDYLDPQISELAEFLAKPEMARHWSQWKHEAKDRRRA
- a CDS encoding dienelactone hydrolase family protein; amino-acid sequence: MDHYDLLPGFPPLKQKAVRGAEAADGRWPIVMFSHGFGGHRRQSTFLCTHLASHGYVVAAPDHTGNTVIDMAQMTLQVMMGEPMPEVEPMITELIKARPADVSFVIDRLLAGDMGIAPSSLEADHIGMSGHSFGGWTTLMVTGGDRRIRAALALAPAGGKSPLPGELLTAALDFSWGRDVPTVYLVADKDSLLPLEGMHELLAKTGGTKRMFVLENADHMHFCDDVEGTHELFRSMPPPGPFAEIAKVLPAASELCPGEHAYDFNRALGLAHMDAVLRGSEPAAAFLAGNVEKAFADRGVKVIAV
- a CDS encoding ankyrin repeat domain-containing protein; this encodes MPRFIAVLSAATFAATARVIAIAIAAVAKSAIATTIVITTVATWPIAASAELHAASAADVAKPAAPHAEAHAASADDLVRAAADTAQLEKLVSGGAAVNGHGKRDATPLGAAAAAGNASGVQLMLRHGAAINEPGARGATALGWAARAGNDAIVRMLLDAGADPDAGAGPSKTPLALAVANGHLSSAKLLLERGSKVLTDPQKARAVLEGLVESGVLSGREVPRTGDGGTPSDAASDKDSREMISLVVRPIGPLVAQSETFADVAAEAVALAAPRLAPVMLEELGDPAKQRSFQTTLLFKAVSHSRPMIVANAIKDGADVNEARENYGTPLAIAVARGDEDTIAILLAADANPAGKGVDPAKLPAFAGKMAQGRNVLLLLERVGAIDAPDSHGETLLFYAAAHGDDGLVALLLRKHANPSARVRRWPYDEWTPLMAAAAAGSRPIVSRLVEAGAEIDARNATGRTALMFAAWYGRTGVVEELLAAGADSSPVDRLGQSALLLAQSYGDPATVAALRQPPAPPADEAAER